The sequence below is a genomic window from Gossypium hirsutum isolate 1008001.06 chromosome A11, Gossypium_hirsutum_v2.1, whole genome shotgun sequence.
AGTGTCCAAGGTTGAAATAAGACTATCGATGCTGGCTTGATGATTCCCAGTGACcattatgtcatcaacatagactaAAACATACAAGAGCACTCTATCAGCTTTCTTAACAAAGAGAGAAGCATCAGACTTAGCTGAAACAAACTGTGAATCAAGCAAAAAATCACGCAGTTTAGAGAACCAAGCCCTAGGAGCCTGTTTGAGACCATACAGAGCTTTCTTCAGCCTACACACCATCAATCCATTATTATTGTTTTGCTCAAAACCAGGAGGTTGAGTCATATAAATTTTCTTAGACAAATCCCCGCGGAAAAATGCATTGTTAATATCCACCTGTCGAAGCTGCCAAACTTAATAGCTAATGTCAAAACAACCCAAATAGTTGTTGGCTTTACAACTGGACTAAAAATATCTTGAAAGTCGATGCCTGGCTCCTGAAGATAGCCCTTGACTACCAGGCGACCCTTGTAACGAGCAATAGTCCCATCCAATTTACGTTTGAGTTTGAAAACCCACTTACAACCCACAGCTCTTCTATTTACAGGTAAGGGAACCAAATCCTATGTGTTATTTTTCAACAAGGCCTCATATTCCTGTTGTGCTGCAAGGGTCCATTTTTTGCTAGTGAAGGCGTCTTCGATTCTGACAGGTTAAGTCTCTCTTAACTCAGCTGAAAAAACTTTGTGCTTGAAAATGCCACATTTGGACCTTGTTTGCATAGGATAGAAGTTGGTAGGCAACCCAGCCGGATGATTCGGAGTAATGCCAATAGGCAGACAACCACCATGACTAGATGATGAATTGGAATATGCTAAAGAATAACCAGTAGGATTAGAAGGACTAGACTGACTGCTGGAAGCAACATTCTCAAGAGAAGAACAAACTTGTGGACTCAAACTGAGATCAGGTGTAGCAAATCCTGGTACATTGCCAGAAGGCCCTTGAGCTTATATAGAAGGAATTGAAGTCTAAAACCTGGACTGGCCAGAAAAAGGCATGACAACTAGAACGAGAGACTGTTGATGCTGGAACATAGACAAACTATCAATAGAACATTAATTACCTACTAAATCAGAAGTAGAAGTAAAAGGAAAACATCCTTCATCAAATACCACATGTCTTAATACAAAGACCCTATTATTGTTGGCAAGACACTTGCACCCTTTGTGAACCGGACTATAGCCAAAAAACACACAAGACTGAGACTGAAATTGTAACTTGTGAGTATTAAAAGGCCTGAGATAAGGGTAGCACCGACAACCAAAAATTTTTAGATGCTAATAACTAGGGACAGTCTTGTGTAGAACTTCATAAGGTGACCTGCCAGTTAGAACTGATGTGGGAAGTCTACTAATGAGATACATAATGCTGATGAAGGCATGAGCCTAGAAACACATAGGCATGCTAGCTTGAGCCAGTAAAGTCAAACCAGTATCAACAATATGGCGATGCTTCCGCTCCACCAAGCCATTTTGTTAAGAGGTGTGAGGGCAGGAGAGTCGATGTTGAATCCCAAGCTGGGAAAGCAACTTTTGAAAAGAACGATACTCACCACCCCAGTCTGTTTGAATAGCCCTTATATTGCAACCAAACTAAACTTCAACAAGTTTCTGAAGTTGAAGAAACCTAGCAAAAGCCTCAGATTTGCTTTTGATAAGATACATTCATGTATATCGAGAATAAGCATCAACAAAAGAAATGTAATAAAGACTGTCTTCAAAAGCCATAGAAGCAGGCCCCTAGAGATCCGAGACAATAAGATCAAAAGGAGCTGAATAAACAGtgttgaaagaagaaaaatgaagtttatGTAATTTCCCAAGTTGACAGGCAGAGCAAACTGAGCTCAGCTTACAATTTTTTGACACAATATTACATTTTTGAAGGATTGTAGTAATAGTTTTATTACAATGGTGCCCAAGACGCCTGTGCCACAGATAAAAAATTGAGTCACCAGAAGGAGAGACCCTTGACTGTGCTGTATGAACAGTAGCTGGAACAAAAGAAGTGTTGAACTGCTGAGTGTCGAAGAGATCAAATTGGTACAAGCCATTATGAATGCGCCCCACCAATAATATGGTCCCTATCTTGATGTCCTTCACAAAACAATGAAGAGGatgaaacttaaaataaacacaattgtCACTAGCAAACTGCGCaacaaacattaaatttttacaGATTTAAGAAACATGTAGCACATTTTTCAAATGGAAAACTCTGTTGGAACTGACAAATGAGGAAGAGCCAACATGATCCACTGGTACAAACCTACCATTTCCCATGAAAAGCCTATGTTTACCTGTATACGGAGTTGCCTCTCGAAGGCCATCCAGATCGTTAGTAACATGGTTGAAAGCCTGAAGGAGAGACCATATTAGCTTGCAGACCAGGAGTAGACATAGTACCCCTATGAGTGCAACAATGAGAACATACACAAGAAGGATTAGAAGAATTCTGGAACTGATGATAATGCACTTGCATTGACTGATAAGAGACACCTTCAAATGATTCATCAAAGTGATAATAGCATTTGTGCACAGTATGCCCAATCCTGTCACAAGGTTGACATTAAAGCTTATTAAGAGGAAACTTCCTTCCTCGGCCTCTACCTCGAAAAGCCCTAGAGCCACCACCCCTATAGGATGGTCGAGAGCCTTGATCAGACTGTCGAACATGCCGATCACTAGACTCACTATGTTGAGCAATATTAGCCTGCAGagagatatttaaaataaaatcttgcTGTCGAGCCTCATAGTCAATAAGCATCTCAGTAAGAAGATCAAGAGAAACATTCATCGCTGAAGCGACAATGTGAATCGACTCATACTCAACAGGCAAACCAGCAAGAATGATGCTAACTTGTTCTTGTTCAGAAATAACATTTCCTGCAGCTAGTAAAGTATCACACAAACTTTTAATTTTGGATAAGTATTCTTGAATGGTTAGTTGTCCCTTCTTCTGAGAGTACAAAGAATGCCTCATAGTAGATACTGTCAAAGAAGATTCAGTAGCAAAGCGCCTGACAACAGTTCTTCATACATCAACACTCAAACAAGCACCAGTAAGATAGACCAGAATACCATCAGAAATAGTAGACAAGAGCTAAAAAGCCAACAACTTGTCTTGTTGCTTATGAAAAATAAAGTCAAGATTAGGAACATGAGTACCATCACTATCAAGAACCGATTGTGGAGGAACCTGAATTGTTCCAAGAAAAAATTTATGCAGAACATATCCTTCAAGAATAAGCAAAATTTGTTGTTTCCGTAAAAGAAAATTGTGTTCACAGAGTTTCACCGTATCATGCTTGGGAAACTAATGAAGTTTTCGCGAGGAAGCATACCTAGAATCAGGAGAAGCAGCAGCTACAGGTATAGCCATGTGAATGGACTGATGATCACCATCATTACCAGAGACTGTTTCTATTGCCATGACCGAAAAAACCAAAGAAAATTTATGGCTTTGATACCATGATGAGAACTATGGATTAAACCAAGAAATCAATCTCATTAATCAAGATGAAAAAGATATCTTTCCAGAATACAAAGCATAGGATTTATAATACAAAGTATTGTCAACTTAACTAACTGATAACAAACATAACTACCAAGACTTCTAACTATTAACTCCCTTAACTTCCACAACCGTTTTCATACTCTAATAAAAGTAACCACCTCTCTTAATACAAGCCAATCACATGACTAAATTTGCGAAACATAAGGAATAATCACATGACATAATGAATAATGAGTTACCAAattgatgagaaatttttttttaagtaccgaagtgaaaatttatcaaatgtaCAAAGGTACTTCAAAAAAAGAATGTATTAAAGGTCATTTGGTTAAAGGGGTATATAAGTCCTTAAGCTTTGGTGAAAAACTCAATTAAATCCTGCTGAAAAATACACTTAACTAAGCTCTTTGACTAACgtttttcattttttaccatTACAACGTTAACATGACCATTCATAATACTGATATGGCGCTCCATATCAATGCCAATTGCTGATGAGACagactaaaataatttaaaattttaacttcaaaaaataactaaaattaatcaaataaaaaatataaaagataaatttataacttatgaAGAGGTAATggtttaaaaaaattctactgTATGCGAATgaaaaaattggaaaagaaatTCCTGTTACAATGCGGAGAGAGATTTTTCATTTTGTGTATGATTTTGGAGAAGGTCAATTATGTAATCTCAAggctattttatcaatttaatctaaaaaaaattatatttacaaaaatgactcaggtttaaaaacaatcaccaaaataacttgaaataaACAGTAAGATGGGGTTCTGGGAACCCAATGGCCAGCACtagggtattttttttaaaaatcgtaTTGTACTAGTATACAAAAAtaccaatattttaaaaaaatttggggttCTGGCCATGTAATGGCCGACACCAGagatgtaaaaaataaaataaaattttgggtgcTAGCTAGTATATGGTCGGCACCAGGTACCTTTTTGTGTCTCgatgcaatttttttttacattagtatactaatggccggcaccaaagatgtaaataaaaatttttgggtGTCGGCCATGTAATGACCGGGTTACATGGCcagcacaaaaaaaaatattttttttacatctcTGGTGTTGgccatgtaatttttttttacatctcTGGTGCCGGCCATCTATTAACCAGCacccaaaaaatttttttttaacatctCTAGTGCTGGCCATTACACTAGTATTTTTGTATACTAGtatgatataatttttaaaaaaaacttggtGCCGACCATTGAGTTTCCAAAACCCTAATCTATGATTTATTTCaagttattttagtaattatttttaaacctaggtcatttttataaatatcaaaaatttCTATGTTAAACTTATAATATACGGAATCTCAATGGAGCACTAAAACATGTGGAGCCATCGGCTGCAATGACCCAGGTCAAGTCCAAACTCCTTTAGTTGTTGAAGTCTTCCACTCATTTCACCGTGGAAAACAACACCCTACCTTTAATTAAATACTATTaacgtttatatttttattaatttaatttttctcttaatttcaaaaaataatttaattatcaatattttaaaaaaatttatgtgtattttatattaatttttatatttttaatttaattgttaaaatagtgtataaaataaataatgtgatATCAATATAATGACACAACCTTACAATTACTAGTTTTGTTGAAAAACTATTAGACGAAattgacaaatatatatatataaatgttaacaACTAATTAAAATTCCAGGAAGCGAGTGTTTTCTCACAAGTTTGTTGAAGTCAAATTCTTAGAAATTTCATTTTAGACAACATGTACCCACCACCCTTTACAGCGTGATACAAGCATTATGAATTGTGTAtatatcattaaataaaaaactcaatTACCAACTTGACCCTGTACAATCCAAATAAATGAAGACCGTTAGTTTCCGAGAAGGAACACGTGGCCCTCGAGACTTTTCTCATTATGATTGTCTATAAATAGCCTAGTCATTTCCCCTCCTGCACAATCAACTCTAATATTCACTTCTTCATCACTTCCACCACAACCTCTTATATCCAATGGAATCCCCATCTTGGGTTTCTTACTTAATCGCATGGCTTGCCACTCTAGCCCTCATCCTCCTCTCCCTCCGTTTCCGCCCCCGTCGAAAACTCAACTTGCCCCCTGGCCCAAAACCATGGCCCGTAATTGGGAACCTTGACCTCATTGGTTCACTTCCCCACAGATCAATCCATTCCCTCTCCCAAAAATATGGTCCACTCATGCAACTCAAATTCGGATCGTTCCCTGTTGTCGTGGCCTCTTCGGTTGAAATGGCCAAAGCCTTCCTTAAAACCCATGATGTTATCTTTGCTGGTCGACCCAAGATCGCGGCAGGAGAGTACACTACTTACAATTACTCTGATATTACTTGGTCACCGTACGGACCATACTGGCGTCAAGCACGAAAAATGTGCATGACAGAACTTTTTAGTGCAAAACGCCTTGAGTCATACGAGTATATCCGAAGAGAAGAAATGAAATTGTTGCTAAAAGGGTTTTACGAATCTTCCGGTGTCCCAATTGTTTTGAAAGATCATCTTTCAGATTTGAGTCTTAATGTAATAAGTAGGATGGTGTTCGGGAAAAAGTATACAGAGGGGACCGGTGAAAATGAGATCGTGACCCCGAAGGAGTTCAAGGAGATGCTTGATGAGTTATTCCTACTTAACGGAGTATTGGATATCGGGGACTCGATTCCCTGGCTAAGGTTCTTGGACTTGCAAGGCAATATTAAGAGAATGAAGGCCTTGAGCAAGAAGTTCGACAAATTCTTGGAGCATGTTTTGGATGAACATAACGCTAGGCGAAGAGATGTTAAAGATTATGTTGCCAAGGATATGGTGGATGTGCTTTTGCAACTTGCTGATGATCCCAATCTTGATGTCAAGCTTGAAAGGCATGGAGTCAAGGCATTTAGTCAGGTCATAATTCATTTACTAGATTCCCTCTCTTTTTCAATGATAATATTTAGGCGTAACGtcaaatttaatccttaatatttatattttttttatcaatttagcctttattcttttttaattaaatttgacccttaattttttaaaaaacgtcAAATTTATCCATTAACCTTTTAAAAGTAGtcaaattgttgtttttttaacaataatactaactacaatattaaaattttaaacatattagcccacgtattattattattttgaacattttatattttttgttgaattttgaatttttttatttttgaatatttgtataattttaaaattattttttgacaagataCCATGCtaacataaaaaaacatataaactaTTATGTAAGTTATCACATCAACgtctttaaaaaattaacattttattcaatatttatattaaaaaagtgAATAGacttttttaaaaggttaatggtgcctatttaaaaaaatttatgaaattaataaggATTTATATGGGATACATACTGTGTTCTTtcaataaattttagaatttttaataaaatggtattatttaatttattgacctacgtaaatatatatatttctatgtaATTATGTATTCCTCATCatgtatcaaatattaatttaacaatattcTCACTATTACTCATCATGTAAATATGTATTGCACAAAAGAGGATTCAATGATAACGAAATGCATATTCACATAAATTATGTCCTTTTGTTGAGGAAAAATCATTTCGGTTATTCatgatttttcattaataaattattttatttatcatttaagatttgtattaatgttttattttactcATGACAACAGCAAAAGAATGATGTCATTTTTATTGTACCGTTTTGTTTTGTTTCCTAACATAAAATTTACActaaatgccaaaaaaaaaaacatttgtgtAGAACGTGAGCTAATACTTGTTGATGTTTCAGGACTTGATAGCTGGAGGGACCGAGAGTTCAGCAGTGACTGTGGAATGGGCAATTTCAGAGATGTTGAAGAAGCCAGAAATATTTGCCAAGGCTACAGAAGAACTAGACAGGGTAATTGGCAGGGAAAGATGGGTAGAAGAAAGGGACATTGTGAACCTACCTTACATCGACTCAATTGCCAAAGAGACTATGCGTTTGCACCCTGTGGCACCCATGCTAGTGCCTCGCATGACCCGTGAAGATTGTCAAGTAGATGGTTACGACATTCTCAAGGGCACTAGAGCTCTTGTAAATGTGTGGACAATTGGGAGAGACCCCACGGTTTGGGATAACCCCAATGAATTTTTCCCTGAGAGATTCATTGACAAGACCATTGATGTGAAAGGTCATGATTTTCAACTGTTGCCATTTGGGGCTGGAAGGAGGATGTGCCCTGGATATCCTCTCGGGATTAAGGTCATTCAAGCAAGTTTGGCTAATCTTTTACATGGATTTAATTGGAAGTTGCCTGGTAACATGACAAAAGATGATCTCGATATGGAGGAGATCTTTGGCCTCTCCACCCCAAAAAAATGTCCACTACAAGCTGTGGCAGTGCCTAAGCTCCCACTTCATATGTACTCCCactgatattatatatatatattattttaaggcCCTTAAAAATAATTCAGTATGAGAAGAGAAACAAACaagcagagaaaaaaaaaagaaaaatactagtGATGGTGAGTGTTTTGCCTTTTAGTGGCAGACAGCtatttat
It includes:
- the LOC107923811 gene encoding uncharacterized protein; the protein is MAIETVSGNDGDHQSIHMAIPVAAASPDSRLILLNIVSLVIGMFDSLIKALDHPIGVVALGLFEVEAEEGSFLLISFNVNLVTGLGILCTNAIITLMNHLKVSLISQCKCIIISSRILLILLVLSTMLLTIWMAFERQLRIQDIKIGTILLVGRIHNGLYQFDLFDTQQFNTSFVPATVHTAQSRVSPSGDSIFYLWHRRLGHHCNKTITTILQKCNIVSKNCKLSSVCSACQLGKLHKLHFSSFNTVYSAPFDLIVSDL
- the LOC107924517 gene encoding trimethyltridecatetraene synthase, producing the protein MESPSWVSYLIAWLATLALILLSLRFRPRRKLNLPPGPKPWPVIGNLDLIGSLPHRSIHSLSQKYGPLMQLKFGSFPVVVASSVEMAKAFLKTHDVIFAGRPKIAAGEYTTYNYSDITWSPYGPYWRQARKMCMTELFSAKRLESYEYIRREEMKLLLKGFYESSGVPIVLKDHLSDLSLNVISRMVFGKKYTEGTGENEIVTPKEFKEMLDELFLLNGVLDIGDSIPWLRFLDLQGNIKRMKALSKKFDKFLEHVLDEHNARRRDVKDYVAKDMVDVLLQLADDPNLDVKLERHGVKAFSQDLIAGGTESSAVTVEWAISEMLKKPEIFAKATEELDRVIGRERWVEERDIVNLPYIDSIAKETMRLHPVAPMLVPRMTREDCQVDGYDILKGTRALVNVWTIGRDPTVWDNPNEFFPERFIDKTIDVKGHDFQLLPFGAGRRMCPGYPLGIKVIQASLANLLHGFNWKLPGNMTKDDLDMEEIFGLSTPKKCPLQAVAVPKLPLHMYSH